Proteins co-encoded in one Paracrocinitomix mangrovi genomic window:
- a CDS encoding tRNA-binding protein, with protein sequence MNNIISWNDFIKVDIRVGTIIEVLPFPEARNPSYKLIIDFGPLGQRKSSAQITALYQIEDLISKQIIAVVNFPKKQIGPFMSECLVLGVYGEQSEIILLAPERQVPNGSKIG encoded by the coding sequence GTGAATAATATTATTAGTTGGAACGACTTTATTAAGGTAGACATCCGTGTAGGAACCATAATAGAAGTGCTTCCTTTTCCTGAAGCCAGAAACCCATCTTACAAGCTTATTATTGACTTCGGTCCTTTGGGACAAAGGAAGTCGTCCGCTCAGATTACTGCATTATATCAAATTGAGGATTTAATTTCAAAGCAAATCATAGCAGTAGTTAATTTTCCCAAGAAGCAAATTGGTCCTTTTATGAGTGAATGCCTTGTTTTAGGTGTTTATGGAGAACAAAGCGAAATTATTTTACTTGCACCTGAAAGGCAAGTTCCTAACGGAAGTAAAATAGGATAA
- a CDS encoding T9SS type A sorting domain-containing protein — MKKIYFLASMLLMGSAATAQIQSSLVMRAANEELTVNNVRPGNSAHDRAPGDVIGSYTDDFSTPGNWTLANTGSPSTNFTISSVGPASEPNNILNSTSGGNFAWYDCDAQGSGSTVDATLTYATSFNLTSNPAVMVQFEQFYRDYYEDTYVEVSIDGGTNWTQYAVNENYLPNAGSPTNPVVEQVNISSLAGGQSNVMIRFHYVGGWGWSWQIDDFALVEAYSNELETSSAYFSSGTEMADYYAVPTSQITEITFGALATQNGSVQQTNVQMTANVDGGTTFTANSSQVVSLNEGQVDTFSVESPNGWTPAGSGSYDLDIYVSATETEEYTANDTVSFEPIVVGGNVYARDNGIISGSFSGFVSTAGDPIAIGNTFEIFQAESFGKIQIGLSSATTSENQLMYGAIYIYNSGTQEFDYVMQTADYTVTAADIGTLVTLELPSNYNASAGEILLVLAGRYTDDLAIAEAQATQANTVLAIHSSGTIGSSTPSAIICRLSTEPTSVGIDEVEAANGIHMYPNPANLSTQLTYNVITEGNVALTLTDLSGKVVSTENFGSQVAGQYQVNVNTADLADGVYFYTLTVGDFQQTKKFVVQH, encoded by the coding sequence ATGAAAAAAATCTACTTTTTAGCTTCAATGCTATTAATGGGGTCTGCAGCTACAGCGCAAATTCAATCTTCGCTGGTAATGCGTGCAGCAAATGAAGAATTGACAGTAAACAATGTTCGTCCTGGTAACTCTGCTCATGATAGAGCGCCTGGAGACGTAATCGGAAGTTATACTGATGATTTCTCAACTCCTGGAAACTGGACGTTGGCTAATACAGGTTCACCTTCTACAAATTTCACTATTAGTAGTGTTGGTCCTGCTTCAGAGCCAAACAATATTTTGAATTCAACTTCAGGAGGTAATTTCGCATGGTATGATTGTGATGCTCAAGGAAGTGGTTCAACTGTTGACGCAACTTTGACATATGCTACAAGTTTTAACTTGACATCTAATCCTGCGGTAATGGTTCAATTTGAACAGTTCTACAGAGACTATTATGAAGATACTTATGTTGAAGTATCTATTGATGGTGGTACTAACTGGACGCAATATGCAGTAAATGAAAACTATTTACCAAATGCAGGTAGTCCAACTAATCCGGTTGTTGAGCAGGTAAATATCTCTTCTCTTGCTGGAGGACAATCAAATGTAATGATTAGATTCCACTACGTAGGTGGATGGGGATGGTCATGGCAAATTGACGATTTCGCTTTAGTTGAGGCTTATTCAAACGAATTGGAAACTTCATCTGCTTACTTTAGTTCAGGTACTGAGATGGCTGATTACTATGCAGTTCCTACTTCTCAAATTACAGAAATTACTTTTGGTGCTTTAGCTACTCAAAATGGTAGTGTACAGCAAACAAATGTTCAAATGACTGCAAACGTAGATGGTGGTACAACTTTTACTGCTAACTCATCTCAAGTTGTTTCTTTGAACGAAGGACAAGTTGATACTTTCTCTGTTGAGTCTCCAAATGGATGGACTCCTGCAGGATCAGGATCTTATGATCTTGATATCTATGTTTCAGCTACTGAAACAGAAGAGTATACAGCTAATGATACAGTAAGTTTTGAGCCAATCGTAGTTGGTGGTAACGTATATGCTAGAGATAATGGAATTATAAGTGGTTCTTTCTCTGGGTTTGTTTCAACTGCTGGTGATCCAATTGCTATTGGAAATACATTTGAAATTTTCCAAGCTGAATCATTTGGTAAAATCCAAATTGGTTTAAGTTCGGCAACTACTTCAGAAAACCAATTAATGTATGGAGCTATTTACATTTATAATTCTGGAACACAAGAATTTGATTATGTAATGCAAACTGCTGATTACACAGTTACTGCTGCTGACATAGGAACATTGGTAACTTTGGAATTGCCTTCTAACTACAATGCTAGTGCTGGTGAAATTTTATTAGTATTAGCTGGTAGATATACTGATGATTTAGCAATTGCTGAAGCTCAAGCTACTCAAGCAAATACTGTATTAGCTATTCACTCAAGTGGAACTATTGGTTCTTCAACTCCTTCTGCAATCATTTGTAGATTGAGCACTGAGCCAACTTCAGTTGGAATTGATGAGGTAGAAGCAGCTAACGGAATTCACATGTATCCAAATCCTGCTAACTTGTCAACTCAATTGACTTACAATGTTATTACAGAAGGAAATGTTGCATTGACTTTAACTGATTTAAGTGGTAAAGTTGTTAGCACTGAGAACTTTGGTTCACAAGTAGCTGGACAATACCAGGTAAATGTTAATACTGCAGATCTTGCTGACGGAGTTTATTTCTACACTTTGACTGTAGGAGACTTCCAACAAACAAAGAAATTTGTAGTTCAGCACTAA
- a CDS encoding DUF1573 domain-containing protein, whose product MQRKLNLITQPLVLLLMFVLLSHGSKAQTYSQLVELGDKKMEERDYYFAIKMYNQAMQSDSNSVEINWKMAEALRLYKDYPKAEYYYDKVYKKENAKIYKLSILWLATMQHYNGKYNESLENWKKAKKVYKKDRDSYEYLKSAQMIKSCLWAKRAVNDTLDFNVGLLGGDVNTENSEFAGTIHGNKLYYSSLKADSINFDEEVFTTDYSIQIYTADQQDSIFNNVAVQKNVTKKGWNTANGSFSPDGKRFYFSRCNTNYECKIYVGKVDGDRIYDIDSLGDVINEPGYISTMPHCTKMGEYEVLFFASNIKHNFGGLDIWYSVIKDGNQYSLPKSLGPDINTMDDEICPYYDTVEQVLYFSSSWHEGFGGQDIFYAKNYNYTFKNPVNVGLPINSTKHDTYFMIDKRDGKMYFSSNREGVQYSKNPNCCSDIFVATKPEEPKVENRFESLADLNKKLPVTLYFHNDEPDPKTKDTLSTQDYIESYYKYVDLKTKYKKEYAKGLSGDDAESAKEDIDDFFVQYVEQGVLDLKEFLRLLIIELDKGYEIEVTIQGFASPLAKTDYNVPLTKRRINSLLKYMEIYDGAKLWDYMNGTASNGGKLTFVKIPFGEYTADQLISDNPNDAKNSIYARKAALERKIEIQSVSLVTKDSAYAKMLFAEQAHDFGPVSKGDNLSWEFSFTNNGDEVLEIGEITTTSDYLTFDLSKSVFQPGESGKILVSWNTENAQGITYSRVTINSNIKGGKKELTLTAEVK is encoded by the coding sequence ATGCAAAGGAAATTAAATCTTATCACTCAACCGCTGGTGCTGTTGCTTATGTTTGTCTTGTTGTCGCATGGCAGCAAAGCGCAGACATATTCTCAATTAGTAGAGTTGGGAGATAAGAAGATGGAAGAAAGAGATTACTACTTTGCTATCAAAATGTACAATCAAGCCATGCAGTCTGACAGTAATTCTGTAGAGATTAATTGGAAAATGGCAGAAGCTTTGCGATTGTATAAAGATTATCCAAAAGCTGAATATTACTACGACAAAGTTTACAAGAAGGAGAACGCCAAAATATATAAGTTATCCATTTTATGGCTAGCCACAATGCAACATTATAATGGAAAGTATAATGAATCATTGGAGAACTGGAAGAAAGCCAAAAAAGTCTATAAAAAAGATCGGGATAGTTATGAGTATCTAAAATCGGCACAAATGATTAAGTCATGTCTTTGGGCAAAACGTGCTGTTAATGATACTTTGGATTTTAATGTAGGTTTACTTGGAGGGGATGTTAATACAGAAAATTCAGAGTTTGCCGGAACAATTCACGGTAATAAACTTTACTATAGCTCACTTAAAGCTGATTCGATCAACTTTGATGAAGAAGTTTTTACTACTGATTATTCTATCCAGATTTACACAGCAGATCAGCAAGACAGTATTTTTAACAATGTGGCCGTACAAAAAAATGTAACCAAAAAAGGATGGAATACTGCTAATGGTTCTTTTAGTCCGGATGGCAAAAGATTTTATTTCAGTAGATGTAACACTAACTATGAATGCAAAATTTATGTTGGTAAAGTAGATGGAGATAGAATTTATGATATCGATAGTTTAGGTGATGTAATTAACGAGCCAGGATACATAAGTACAATGCCTCATTGCACAAAAATGGGTGAGTATGAAGTGTTGTTTTTTGCTTCAAATATCAAGCATAATTTTGGTGGGCTAGACATTTGGTACAGTGTGATCAAAGATGGGAATCAATATTCTTTACCTAAGTCATTAGGGCCGGACATTAATACAATGGATGATGAAATTTGTCCATATTACGATACGGTTGAGCAAGTATTATATTTTTCATCAAGTTGGCATGAAGGTTTTGGTGGGCAGGATATTTTTTATGCTAAAAATTATAACTACACATTTAAAAACCCGGTAAATGTTGGACTACCTATCAATTCAACAAAGCACGACACTTACTTTATGATTGACAAAAGAGACGGAAAAATGTATTTTTCGTCTAATAGAGAAGGGGTGCAATATTCAAAAAATCCAAATTGTTGCAGCGATATTTTTGTTGCCACTAAACCTGAAGAACCAAAAGTTGAAAACAGATTTGAATCCTTGGCAGACTTAAATAAAAAACTTCCTGTTACGCTATACTTTCATAATGATGAACCCGATCCAAAAACCAAAGATACTTTATCAACTCAGGATTATATTGAATCTTATTACAAGTATGTTGACCTTAAAACCAAGTATAAAAAAGAGTATGCAAAAGGATTGAGTGGAGATGATGCCGAATCTGCAAAAGAGGATATTGATGACTTTTTTGTGCAGTATGTAGAACAAGGCGTTTTAGATCTGAAAGAGTTTTTACGTCTTTTAATAATTGAATTGGACAAAGGTTATGAAATAGAAGTGACCATTCAAGGATTTGCTAGTCCACTTGCAAAAACAGATTACAATGTTCCATTAACCAAAAGAAGAATTAATAGTTTACTAAAGTATATGGAGATATACGACGGAGCTAAATTGTGGGATTATATGAATGGAACGGCGAGCAATGGAGGTAAATTAACTTTTGTAAAAATACCTTTTGGTGAATACACTGCAGATCAACTTATTTCAGATAATCCAAATGATGCCAAAAATTCAATTTATGCGAGAAAGGCGGCTTTGGAAAGAAAAATAGAGATTCAATCTGTTAGTTTGGTTACCAAAGATTCAGCATACGCAAAAATGTTGTTCGCAGAGCAGGCACATGATTTTGGTCCAGTATCTAAAGGAGATAATCTAAGTTGGGAATTTTCGTTTACTAATAATGGGGATGAAGTTTTAGAAATTGGAGAGATTACTACAACTTCAGATTATTTAACTTTTGACCTGTCAAAATCTGTTTTTCAGCCGGGAGAGTCAGGTAAAATTTTGGTGAGCTGGAATACTGAAAATGCTCAGGGAATTACTTATTCAAGAGTCACCATAAATTCCAATATAAAAGGCGGTAAAAAAGAACTGACCTTAACGGCTGAAGTGAAATAA
- a CDS encoding sensor histidine kinase — protein MSNRRIRTVIIFGIISIISILTIQIFWIEKNIQFQETNIRIQKQQDSLNTAQFNDKVIIALKKVADDIQKLNNADINLYGNVQQRSNSYFTVEMQDTVHPFLLEQLLKWEFDDKNLREDFQFGIYDCWSDSIIYGNYMNFEADSIYTADHSIDFSNFIIDEVALKLNTDLHYFGVYFPSRGHSHLMQIPNPVTPWAYLITIILFVIAFFIFAVNIIFRQKRLSEIKNDFINNMTHELKTPIATIRISSETLLNMDENADLDKRLRYAGIIYKENKRLEQQVERVLNIAKLDKKELKFKIQNFDMVDIIEEAKENFEFSQLEDIGGSISLNLNAENHIVTGDIVHITNVINNLIDNAIKYCDKIPEISISTQNEKRKLYITVADNGKGISKDDIKFIFDKFYRVPTGNLHDVKGFGLGLYYVKTILEELGGSINVKSEPGKGSAFTITLPLKD, from the coding sequence GAAGGATTAGGACAGTAATCATTTTTGGGATAATTTCTATTATCTCTATCCTTACTATTCAAATTTTTTGGATTGAGAAAAATATCCAGTTTCAGGAAACAAACATTAGAATACAAAAGCAACAAGACAGCCTTAATACCGCTCAATTCAATGACAAAGTCATCATTGCTCTTAAAAAAGTTGCTGATGATATTCAAAAGCTGAACAATGCTGACATCAATCTTTATGGGAATGTCCAGCAAAGATCTAATAGTTATTTCACGGTTGAAATGCAGGACACTGTGCATCCATTTTTATTGGAACAATTGTTAAAATGGGAATTTGATGACAAAAACCTAAGAGAAGATTTTCAATTCGGCATATATGATTGCTGGAGTGATAGCATCATTTATGGAAATTACATGAATTTTGAGGCTGATTCAATATACACAGCAGATCATTCAATAGATTTTTCAAATTTTATCATAGACGAGGTTGCCTTAAAACTGAATACAGACCTACACTATTTTGGAGTTTATTTCCCCAGTCGGGGACATTCTCATTTGATGCAAATACCTAATCCCGTCACACCCTGGGCTTATCTGATAACTATCATTTTGTTTGTGATTGCCTTTTTCATTTTTGCCGTTAATATCATATTCAGACAAAAGAGATTATCTGAAATAAAAAATGATTTCATCAACAATATGACTCATGAATTGAAAACGCCTATTGCCACAATAAGAATTTCAAGTGAGACATTATTGAATATGGATGAAAATGCAGATCTAGATAAAAGATTGCGTTATGCCGGAATCATTTACAAGGAAAATAAAAGACTTGAACAACAAGTTGAAAGGGTATTGAATATTGCTAAATTAGACAAGAAGGAATTGAAATTTAAAATTCAAAACTTTGATATGGTTGATATCATAGAAGAAGCTAAAGAGAATTTTGAATTTTCACAACTTGAGGACATTGGAGGCTCAATATCTTTGAATTTAAATGCAGAAAATCATATTGTTACAGGCGATATAGTTCACATAACAAATGTGATCAACAACCTTATTGACAATGCGATTAAATACTGTGATAAAATACCTGAAATTAGCATATCAACTCAAAATGAAAAACGCAAATTATACATCACAGTAGCCGATAACGGAAAAGGTATTTCAAAGGACGATATCAAATTTATATTTGATAAATTTTATAGAGTTCCAACCGGCAACTTACATGATGTTAAAGGATTTGGACTAGGCCTTTACTATGTTAAAACCATCCTTGAAGAATTGGGAGGAAGCATTAATGTAAAAAGTGAACCAGGAAAAGGATCTGCTTTTACCATAACACTTCCATTAAAAGACTAA
- a CDS encoding PorP/SprF family type IX secretion system membrane protein → MRLRKLLVILSLFSGNQLIAQDIHFSQFNMNPVYLNPALTGNHECDWRFSANQRSQWKAVSRPYNTIAISAENRSGWILPNLYHGINLFHDAAGDGNFRTIEFNISTAYEIYLGKDSIHSITPGIQLGVNHRNINFDLLSWDNQYNGYYYDAALPSLENFGVNKRTGFNANVGAIYKYKPENRKEIVAGVAWFNIPQAKQSFYGDDLIKRDMRYVFHAKGTWPLNYEWDIQPAVLAQFQGKYNEIIVGANARYIIIDKKGEYIAPYGGVWMRNRDAAYLTAGIYYNKWTAGISYDLNFSKLVPASNLRGGIEFSLQYVLCIFKPKDAQYRVCPDYL, encoded by the coding sequence ATGAGGTTGAGAAAATTGTTAGTGATATTAAGCTTGTTTTCGGGTAATCAGCTGATTGCACAGGATATTCACTTTTCTCAATTCAATATGAATCCTGTTTATTTAAACCCTGCGCTTACCGGTAATCATGAATGTGATTGGCGATTTTCAGCTAATCAAAGAAGTCAATGGAAAGCAGTTTCAAGACCCTATAATACCATAGCCATTTCAGCAGAGAACAGATCGGGATGGATATTGCCCAATCTTTATCATGGGATAAATTTATTTCATGATGCGGCGGGTGATGGTAATTTTAGAACGATTGAGTTTAATATATCTACGGCATATGAAATCTACCTGGGAAAAGATTCAATTCATTCAATTACTCCAGGAATTCAGCTTGGAGTAAATCATAGAAATATAAATTTTGATTTGCTGAGTTGGGATAATCAATACAATGGTTATTACTATGATGCTGCTTTGCCCTCACTAGAAAATTTTGGAGTGAATAAACGTACCGGTTTTAATGCGAATGTTGGTGCCATATATAAGTACAAGCCAGAAAACAGAAAAGAAATAGTTGCCGGAGTGGCCTGGTTTAATATTCCTCAGGCTAAACAAAGCTTTTATGGAGATGACCTGATTAAAAGAGATATGCGCTATGTCTTTCATGCAAAAGGTACTTGGCCTTTGAATTATGAATGGGATATTCAGCCTGCCGTTTTAGCACAGTTTCAAGGTAAATACAATGAGATTATTGTTGGAGCAAATGCCAGATATATAATAATTGATAAAAAAGGAGAATACATTGCACCTTATGGTGGAGTTTGGATGAGAAATAGAGACGCAGCTTATCTAACAGCAGGAATTTATTATAACAAATGGACAGCAGGGATTTCCTATGATTTGAATTTTTCAAAGTTGGTTCCTGCAAGTAACTTAAGAGGAGGGATTGAATTTTCTCTTCAATATGTATTGTGTATATTCAAGCCAAAGGATGCGCAATACAGAGTTTGTCCTGATTATTTATGA
- a CDS encoding response regulator transcription factor gives MSDKIKLLLVEDDYNLGFVVQDQLKEEGYDVVFASDGVEGLKKFNDNEIHMCILDVMMPKKDGFTLAKDIRKLNTDVPILFLTAKNQTEDKIEGFKVGADDYLTKPFSTEEFLLRVKAILKRVNLVESEVMQTTFQLGKIEFDSENYNLVYENGEEKKLTKKEAKILLLLVQNIDKVLPRDVVLNAVWGQDDYFVGRSLDVFITKLRKYLKDDESVKINNIHGVGFKLTVGE, from the coding sequence ATGAGCGACAAAATTAAACTACTACTTGTTGAAGATGATTATAACCTGGGATTTGTTGTACAAGACCAACTTAAGGAAGAAGGGTATGATGTTGTCTTTGCTTCAGATGGTGTAGAAGGATTAAAAAAATTCAATGATAATGAAATTCATATGTGCATCTTGGATGTCATGATGCCTAAGAAAGATGGATTTACCCTGGCTAAGGATATTAGAAAATTAAACACTGATGTTCCTATTTTGTTTTTAACCGCAAAAAATCAAACTGAAGACAAGATTGAAGGATTCAAAGTTGGGGCAGATGATTATTTGACCAAACCCTTTTCAACAGAAGAATTTTTGCTTCGTGTTAAAGCTATACTGAAACGAGTAAATCTAGTTGAATCGGAGGTTATGCAAACTACTTTTCAATTAGGGAAAATTGAATTTGATTCAGAAAATTACAATTTGGTCTATGAAAATGGGGAAGAAAAAAAGCTAACCAAAAAGGAAGCTAAAATTCTTTTATTGCTCGTTCAAAACATTGACAAAGTATTACCAAGAGACGTTGTTTTAAATGCCGTTTGGGGACAGGACGATTATTTTGTAGGTAGATCTTTGGATGTATTCATTACCAAACTAAGAAAGTATCTTAAGGATGATGAATCTGTCAAGATAAACAACATACATGGTGTTGGATTCAAATTGACAGTTGGTGAATAA
- a CDS encoding DUF4920 domain-containing protein: MKKLFLIPFAASALFMTSCGGGEGENENADSTEDTTAVEEHHEEEGAEIAFNGEEREGYKLYGHTDMNAADAIGMDAMMTEYESNGSWNGKVNVAIDQVCQKAGCWITFKDPSENEIRVVFRDHYTIPIETASGTEAILMGALVSDTISVDMQKHYLDDAKEAGQEVSQEEYDAITEDKIELSFDCESILVKN; this comes from the coding sequence ATGAAGAAATTATTTTTAATCCCTTTTGCAGCTTCTGCTTTATTTATGACTTCTTGTGGAGGTGGCGAAGGTGAAAACGAAAATGCAGATTCAACTGAAGACACAACTGCAGTAGAAGAGCATCATGAAGAAGAAGGTGCTGAAATCGCCTTCAACGGTGAAGAAAGAGAAGGATACAAATTGTACGGGCACACAGATATGAATGCTGCAGATGCAATTGGTATGGATGCCATGATGACTGAGTATGAATCAAATGGCTCATGGAATGGTAAAGTAAACGTTGCTATAGATCAAGTTTGTCAAAAAGCTGGATGTTGGATTACTTTTAAAGATCCTAGTGAAAATGAAATCAGAGTTGTTTTCAGAGATCATTATACTATTCCAATTGAAACAGCAAGTGGAACAGAAGCTATTTTAATGGGTGCATTAGTATCTGATACAATTTCTGTTGATATGCAAAAGCATTACTTGGATGACGCTAAAGAAGCAGGTCAAGAAGTAAGCCAGGAAGAGTATGATGCAATTACTGAAGATAAAATTGAATTGTCTTTTGATTGCGAATCAATTCTTGTAAAAAACTAA